A stretch of Leptospira andrefontaineae DNA encodes these proteins:
- a CDS encoding M23 family metallopeptidase: MIRKICLLFTALSFGISAAPKSYGSLGSEVDFLDFGKVTVAPFSYSVSSSYDEEYGAFNLFDSNPKSYWYSSGENKPEWIIVDFGSKRLINSIEVLVPMFRGKRATEEYEIQVLHQENWKTIFKNEKVDLINQHNLPPIDASILRLYFPKKEEKNIVIGEFKILLNGTVLNSVSNKFTGYQYPVPDGLLPEKDYQLPGAPREYRNGIHKGLDIYYKREKVGPPRRLTFEDVLVSPADGTIIRADLDYSPMTLSEFQRYSALAQKNGVTYVEKDFGGRQVWIDHGNGVMTSFNHLSSIKRGIKLGAKVKSGDEIGNVGNSGLMGEAKGNDENIHLHFEIWVDGEYLGAGVPTNQMRKLLQFFFSKSNLN, from the coding sequence GGAAAAGTTACAGTGGCACCCTTTTCCTATTCCGTATCTTCTTCTTACGATGAAGAATACGGAGCATTCAATCTATTCGATTCGAATCCTAAATCATATTGGTATTCTTCCGGGGAGAATAAACCCGAATGGATTATCGTAGATTTCGGTTCCAAAAGACTGATCAATTCAATCGAAGTTTTGGTGCCTATGTTCCGAGGCAAAAGAGCAACGGAAGAATACGAGATCCAGGTTCTTCACCAAGAAAACTGGAAGACTATTTTTAAAAATGAAAAAGTAGATCTGATCAATCAACATAATCTACCACCAATTGATGCATCCATTCTTAGATTATATTTTCCTAAAAAAGAAGAAAAGAATATAGTGATCGGTGAATTTAAGATCTTACTGAATGGGACCGTTCTAAATTCGGTTTCCAATAAATTTACCGGCTACCAATACCCTGTTCCGGACGGACTTCTTCCCGAAAAAGATTATCAACTTCCGGGAGCGCCAAGAGAGTATAGGAACGGGATCCATAAAGGATTAGATATCTATTATAAACGAGAAAAGGTCGGCCCTCCAAGACGTTTAACCTTCGAAGATGTTTTGGTTTCTCCTGCGGATGGAACAATTATCCGCGCAGATCTAGATTATTCTCCCATGACACTTTCCGAATTCCAAAGGTATTCCGCATTAGCCCAGAAAAACGGGGTCACTTATGTAGAAAAAGATTTTGGAGGCAGGCAGGTTTGGATCGATCATGGGAATGGGGTCATGACCTCCTTTAATCATCTTTCTTCTATCAAAAGAGGCATCAAGCTCGGTGCAAAAGTAAAATCAGGTGATGAGATAGGTAATGTAGGAAACTCAGGTCTAATGGGAGAAGCAAAAGGAAATGATGAGAACATCCATTTACATTTCGAGATCTGGGTGGACGGAGAGTATTTGGGAGCAGGAGTTCCTACAAATCAAATGAGAAAACTCCTACAATTTTTCTTTTCCAAATCGAATCTGAATTAA